The following nucleotide sequence is from Fibrobacter sp. UWB13.
GTCTTTTTTTATGCGGAATTTTAAGGATAAAAAAAGTCCCAGCGGAGCTGGGACTTTTTGCATTTAACACGCTAATGCCTGCGCGAGAATCGCGGGGACAACTTATGCGAAGTTGTACAGGTCCGTGATGTCTTCGTTGTTCTTGTCGTACATCCAGAACTGGTTGATGTGGGCATATTCATCTTCCACAAGGGAAATCTTGATGTTATGCTTGTATTCCAGATAGTTGAACATACGGTTCAAGTCCTTGCAAAGCACATCGATGACCGGAGCGCTCACGACGAGGGTCACTTCGCGGAGACGGCCCTTGGTATGGGCGCGGGCGAGCCAGCGGTCAATCATGCCGAGCGTCGATTCGAGCGTTGCAATGCGGCCACTGCCGTTGCAAACCGGGCAGCATTCGGTCTTTTCGGTCATCAGGTTCACGCGGACGCGCTTACGGGTGACTTCCATGAGGCCGAACTGGCTGATCGGGGCCGGGCTAATCGGGGCCTTGTCGCGGCGGATTGCCTTGCGGAATTCCTGATAGACGGCTTCGCGGTCTTCATCGGTTTCCATATCGATGAAGTCGATAATGATGAGGCCGCCCACATCGCGGAGGCGCAGCTGCTTTGCGATTTCGTGGCAAGCATCGAGGTTTGTCTCGAGAATGATCTTGCCCTGGTCCTTGCCATGAACCTTCGGACCGGTGTTCACGTCGATAGAGACGAGAGCTTCGGTCTGTTCGATGACGAGGTTGCCACCGCGCGGAAGCGGTACCTGACGCTGCAAGGAGCGAGCGTAGTCGTTTTCAATCTTGAAGTATTCGAACAAGCTTTCGCTGGAGCTCCAGAGCTTGACCTTGTCGAGCTTATCCGGAGAGAGAACCTTCAGGTAATCGCGGAGAGCAAAGTACTCGTCGCGGTTGTCGATATACACGTAGTCCGTGTTGTCGCCGAAGTATTCGCGAACCGTCTGTTCGATGGAATCGGATTCTTCGTAGATGCAGGTCTCGGGCGGCATGGTTTCGAAGTTGTACTTCGTCTGTTCCCACTTGCTTTCGAGTTCGCGCATCTGCTTGTTGATTTCGAATTCGGATTCGTTGAGGCCGTTGGTGCGGACGATGTAGCCCACGTCGCGGCCCTTGAGGCGGCGTACGACCTTTTTGAACTCGCGGCGCTTGACCGGATCGCGTTCACGCTTGGAGACGCCGACGAAATTTGTACCCGGCATGCAGACCAGGAAACGGCCAGCAAAGCTCAAGTGTGTCGTCAAACGGGCACCCTTGGTGCTAATCGGTTCCTTGACCACCTGCACCATGATTTCTTGGCCTTCCTGGAGAATTTCGTCAATTGAAATTTCCTTAGAGGCATCGCCTTCATCATCATCGTCACCATATTCGCGGCGCAACAGTTCGTTGCGGTCCATGGCGTCTTCCTGATGCAAAAAGCCAGCCTTCTCAAGACCAATGTCAATGAATGCCGCCTTGAGTGCGGGGAGCACCTTCTGAACGACACCCTTATAAATATTGCCCAGAACTCGATTAGAGGAAACACCTTCAACAACCAATTCCGCAAGTTCGCCATCTTCCATGATCGCGATGCGCTTTTCGTACGGTGTTTTGCTAATCAAGATTCCGCGCTTACACTTATTTGCCATTAAAACTCCTAAAGGGTAAAGCAAAACTTGATAGAAATCCCCAAGACCAGTCCAAAAGTATGGACCGCATCCGAGCTCCCGATGTTTCTTGACGGAAAGTACCGCCCGCCTGCAAAGCAGAGCCTGGGGACTTAAAATATAATAAGTAGGAAGTAAACAGTAGGCAGTAGGAAGGGGAAATGTAGGGGGATATTGAGGGGTTAGAGGTTAGTTGGTATAGTTTAGATCTATGTTTTTTCTATATCTCACAAGTCGTACAAGAAAATGAGGTACATTGTGTTTTCAAAAAACGTGAGTATAGTATTATTGGAATTTACCATAATTTTCTTTACATCCTGTGAAAAGAATTCTGATTTTTTCACCACTCAGACAATTCATCCTGAAGACATCGAATCATCTTCAAGCATAAATGATGAATATCCATATACTCTAAAAATCCATCCCACTATTCACTGTAAAGATTCAATATTTTCTTACAATAAAACAATCCCTATTTTTAAATGCGATGACGGAAGCATGCTCCCTAACAACGTAAACATTACCTTAGATGGGAATTTCATTGTTCACTATGCTTATGAAAATAGTATTTCTGAAGAAGATATCATTTTTCGGGCAGATACTAGTACAACATATCCTTACATTTTAGAAAGAGACACCACAATATACTGCAAACATATTTACAAAATTGAATTCGAGACAAAATGCTCTCTAGGTTTCTGTTACGAAACATTTTATAAGTATATAATCTTTAAATGCAACGACGGCAATATTTATTACAATTACGATGATATGGTTAAAACTACCGAAGGATTCATTTACGACCGATTTGATCCAAGCCATTAATACGGAACCTCGAATCACAACTATTAACTAATGACCAGCGACTACTTTGTAATAAAGTAATCTTCCGGATTGACAGGCGTTCCGTTCACGCGGATTTCGTAATGGAGTCCAAGACTCGACTGGAGCCCGCTTTTGCCAATGAGAGCAATCGGGTCGCCACGACGAACTTTAGCGCCTTGTTTCACAAGGGTTTCACCGAGATGCGCATAGAACGTCTTCACATGTTCCATGTGTTCAATCTTCATCGAAAGACCAAATCCACGATGCTTGCGAACCTCGACAACGGTACCGGCACCTGGCGCATAGACAGTATCGCCGTCGGCAGCCAAAAAGTCAACACCTCTGTGCGGGAGCTCCTGATCCGTGAACGCATCGAAAACCATTTCAAAACGAGCCTTGATATCATGATGATTCTTGAGCGGGTGCA
It contains:
- a CDS encoding Rne/Rng family ribonuclease, producing the protein MANKCKRGILISKTPYEKRIAIMEDGELAELVVEGVSSNRVLGNIYKGVVQKVLPALKAAFIDIGLEKAGFLHQEDAMDRNELLRREYGDDDDEGDASKEISIDEILQEGQEIMVQVVKEPISTKGARLTTHLSFAGRFLVCMPGTNFVGVSKRERDPVKRREFKKVVRRLKGRDVGYIVRTNGLNESEFEINKQMRELESKWEQTKYNFETMPPETCIYEESDSIEQTVREYFGDNTDYVYIDNRDEYFALRDYLKVLSPDKLDKVKLWSSSESLFEYFKIENDYARSLQRQVPLPRGGNLVIEQTEALVSIDVNTGPKVHGKDQGKIILETNLDACHEIAKQLRLRDVGGLIIIDFIDMETDEDREAVYQEFRKAIRRDKAPISPAPISQFGLMEVTRKRVRVNLMTEKTECCPVCNGSGRIATLESTLGMIDRWLARAHTKGRLREVTLVVSAPVIDVLCKDLNRMFNYLEYKHNIKISLVEDEYAHINQFWMYDKNNEDITDLYNFA